AAAACCTGGCTCAAGGTCGGCATCCTTATCATGTTTTCTTTCTGCCTGTTCGTTTGGGTCAATCATGGCTTAACACTCCAAACCCGAGTTTAGCCAAAACATCGTTAAGCTCGCGGTTGGCCTCGGCACGCTCCTCCTCGGCCTCCTGAAGAAGCACAAACGCCTCTTCGGGCGGCAAGACTTCTTCCTTGCCGTTTATCGCGACATAGCGGCTGGGCGAGAGATTATAATCATTGCGCACGGTTTCTTCTTTTGCGATGATCGCCGATATGCCCTCCTCAGCCTTCCAGTCCAGATAAAGCTGGCTGATATGCTCAATGTGCTCGTCTTCAAGGTAATTCTTCGGCCTTCCCTTTAAGAACAGCTTGCTTGCATTGATAAGCAAAATCTCGTTTGCATGCCGCTTTGCTTTGTTGATCACCATAATAATTCCAGGGGCGGTTGTGTTGTAGAAAAGGTTCTCCGGCAAAAGGATTACCGTCTCGATTAAGTCGTGCTCGACAAATTCTTTGCGGATGTCGCGCTCTTTGTTTGCGCCGAGATTGCCGCTTCCCCTCGACACAGCACCGGTGTCTAATACCACCGCCATCTTGCCATTGTCTTTAAGCGAAGTAAACATGTGCTGCACCCATCCCCAGTCAGCGCTTGAAGTCGGCGGAAACCCGAGCCCGAAGCGCCCGTAGGTGTCGTGCTCGT
This region of Bacillota bacterium genomic DNA includes:
- a CDS encoding SAM-dependent methyltransferase, with the protein product LGTRDVEPDILGRAYEYLLRKFAEGQGQSAGEFYTPREVAVLMAHILDPDPGDSIYDPACGSGGLLIKSHLRFKDKYGVKGENGRRVIPENISPLSFYGQEINPATFAIARMNTFIYYMDAHIAIGDTMNHPAFKEPDGSLQKFNKVTANPMWNQKFPLTTYEHDTYGRFGLGFPPTSSADWGWVQHMFTSLKDNGKMAVVLDTGAVSRGSGNLGANKERDIRKEFVEHDLIETVILLPENLFYNTTAPGIIMVINKAKRHANEILLINASKLFLKGRPKNYLEDEHIEHISQLYLDWKAEEGISAIIAKEETVRNDYNLSPSRYVAINGKEEVLPPEEAFVLLQEAEEERAEANRELNDVLAKLGFGVLSHD